In Gracilimonas sp., a single window of DNA contains:
- the rfbD gene encoding dTDP-4-dehydrorhamnose reductase: protein MRILITGGNGQLGNEWVRYLNKQGVEFIALPSSDLDITDHEDVRRVLSNLKPDRIINCAAYTNVDQAEDEQEKAFAVNEGGVRNLGDYCASNGIKLIHFSTDYVFPGTEEDYKKYPEGYTEDHPTNPINTYGESKLAGEKAIERSGCDYLIIRVSWLCGKFGNNFVKTMLRLASERDQLSVVHDQYGCPTFTQNVVENGWVLLENNISGTYHLTSKGKITWYDFAKEIFTQSKTDVKLEPVSSTEFPVKAKRPSFSLLSTRKIANIPDISLIDWKKGLTNLLAELKS, encoded by the coding sequence ATGCGGATTTTGATTACAGGCGGAAATGGACAGCTTGGCAATGAATGGGTCAGATATCTGAATAAACAGGGTGTTGAATTTATAGCCCTTCCATCTTCTGATCTGGATATTACCGACCATGAAGATGTGAGACGTGTCTTAAGTAATTTAAAGCCGGACAGAATTATAAATTGTGCAGCTTATACGAATGTGGATCAGGCTGAGGATGAACAGGAGAAGGCTTTTGCCGTAAATGAAGGAGGGGTTAGAAACTTGGGAGACTATTGTGCTTCCAATGGTATAAAATTGATCCATTTTTCTACGGATTATGTGTTTCCCGGTACGGAAGAAGATTATAAGAAATACCCGGAGGGTTACACGGAAGATCACCCCACTAATCCGATTAATACCTATGGAGAAAGTAAGCTGGCCGGAGAAAAAGCAATAGAAAGATCAGGATGTGACTACTTGATTATCCGTGTGTCATGGCTGTGTGGGAAATTTGGAAATAATTTTGTGAAAACGATGTTGCGACTGGCTTCTGAACGGGATCAGTTGAGCGTTGTGCATGATCAGTATGGTTGTCCTACTTTTACTCAAAATGTAGTGGAGAATGGTTGGGTATTACTGGAAAATAATATATCAGGAACTTACCATCTGACTTCTAAAGGGAAAATTACCTGGTATGATTTTGCAAAAGAGATTTTTACTCAATCAAAGACAGACGTAAAGTTAGAACCCGTAAGCAGCACCGAATTTCCTGTTAAAGCCAAACGTCCGTCTTTTTCACTGTTAAGTACTCGAAAAATTGCTAACATCCCCGACATTTCTCTTATTGATTGGAAGAAAGGATTAACAAATTTGTTGGCAGAACTTAAATCATGA
- the rfbC gene encoding dTDP-4-dehydrorhamnose 3,5-epimerase, whose amino-acid sequence MKISETRIPAVKIIEPQVFEDDRGYFFEAYRKEMLSNAGIEEEFVQDNVSKSYKNAVRGLHYQIENPQAKLVQCVKGAILDVAVDLRQNSPSFGNYVAIKLSDVSKRMLYIPQGFAHGFSVLSDEAIVTYKCSDYYNAEGERGIRWDDPLIRINWDVHRPILSEKDRKLPLFSSIKEEDLF is encoded by the coding sequence ATGAAAATATCTGAAACACGTATTCCTGCAGTTAAAATAATTGAACCCCAAGTATTTGAAGATGACCGGGGATATTTCTTTGAAGCTTATCGGAAAGAAATGCTCAGTAACGCCGGAATTGAAGAAGAATTTGTACAGGATAATGTTTCAAAATCTTATAAAAATGCCGTTCGTGGATTACACTACCAAATTGAAAACCCACAGGCCAAGCTGGTGCAATGCGTTAAAGGAGCAATTCTTGATGTGGCGGTGGATTTACGGCAGAATTCACCCTCCTTCGGGAATTACGTGGCTATTAAATTATCGGATGTCAGCAAGCGGATGCTGTACATTCCCCAGGGATTTGCCCATGGTTTTTCGGTGCTTTCCGATGAAGCCATTGTGACCTATAAATGTTCAGATTATTACAATGCCGAAGGGGAGCGAGGCATTCGTTGGGATGATCCATTGATTCGAATAAACTGGGATGTACACCGTCCTATACTTTCCGAAAAAGATCGAAAACTCCCATTATTCTCATCCATCAAAGAAGAAGACTTATTTTAA